The sequence below is a genomic window from Croceicoccus marinus.
GCTTCTTCATCTGCTTGCCGGCGGTCATCTGCGTCTGGCCATCGGCCTCGGCATAATGCGCCTTCGCCTTCGCACGCGCTTCGTTCAGCGCGTTCGAACGGGCCGACTTGTCGGTCAGCTTGTAGGCAGCAGCGATATCGCCGCCGATCAGGCCGCGCAGCTCTTCCTTCATGGCGGACTTGTCGTCGGCCAGATTCAGCTCCCAAGGCTCCTTGGCAGCCTGCTCGGCGAGGTCGATGATCGCGCCGATGACCTTGCGGCATTCGTCATGCGCGAACATGACGGCGCCCAGCATCTCTTCCTCGGTCAGCTCCTTGGCTTCCGATTCCACCATCATCACAGCTTCCTGCGTGGCGGCGACGACAAGATCGAGACGGCCGTCTTCGAGGGCGGCGTCCTGCTTGGGGTTGAGCGTGTATTCGCCATCGACAAAGCCGACGCGGCAGCCGCCGATCGGGCCCATGAAGGGCACGCCCGAGATCGTCAGCGCTGCGGACGCGGCGATCATGGCGACCATGTCGGCCTCGGTCTCGCCGTCATACGACAGGACCTGGCAGATGACGTTGATTTCGTTGTAGAAACCTTCGGGGAACAGCGGACGGATCGGACGATCGATCAGGCGGCTGGTCAGGGTTTCCTTCTCGGTCGCGCCGCGTTCGCGCTTGAAGAAGCCGCCGGGAATGCGGCCGGCCGAGGAGAATTTTTCCTGGTAGTGAACGGTAAGGGGGAAGAAGTCCTGCCCTTCCTTCACACTCTTGGCGGCGGTCACGGCGCAAAGCACCACGGTTTCGCCATAGGTGGCCAGCACGGCGCCGTCAGCCTGACGGGCAATGCGGCCGGTTTCGAGGGTGAGGGTCTTTCCGCCCCACTCAATCGATACGGTTTTGGTGTCGAACATGTATTTTCCTTATGAACCCGCGGTGCCGTATTGCAGCGCGGGGCCTACTGCCGGGGATACCGTCCCGGTCCGGTGCGGGGCGCTTTGTCATGCCCCAGGGCTGCCTTGCCGAATTGCGAGGCATCGCCCGATTTCGCGGGGCCGTCTTTCCTGCGGCCCCATGCGACAAGGGCGGCCCGTCGGGACCGCCCTTGGAAACTCTTACTTGCGCAGGCCGAGCTTCTGGATCAGCGCGTTGTAGCGCTCTACATCCGTCCTTTTCAGGTAGGCGAGAAGCGAACGGCGCTTGTTGACCATCACCAGCAGACCGCGCCGCGAGTGATTGTCCTTGTGGTGATCCTTGAAGTGCTCGGTCAGGTTGCGAATACGCTCGGTCAGGATCGCGACCTGGACTTCGGGACTGCCGGTGTCAGTATCCTGACGGGCGTTGTCCTTGATGATTTCCTGCTTCTTTTCGGCGGTAACCGACATAGTTTCACTCCGCGACATCGATGATCAGATGTTGAAGCCCCGAAAGACCCTGGCCACGCCATCCGAAATATCCATCAAGGCTATCGGCTTTCCGCCGCATTTCGCCCAGACAGTTCCGTCAGGAATGGTCAGTCCGGACAATTGCCGGCCCTGTCGGACCGCTTCCGCCTGATCCGGAAGGAGATCGAGGGCCGGGATGTCGTCCAGCCCTGCCTCCAGCGGCAGAAGTATTTCAGCAAGGCGCGCGCCGTGACCGATTTCGTTCAACTTGTCCAGCGAAATCGCCGAATGTTGGCCGAACGGACCAGCACGCGTGCGCCTAAGGTAGGTAACGTGTCCGCAAGTTCCAAGGGCATGCGCGATATCGCGCGCCAGGCTGCGGATATAGGTCCCCTTCGATACCGTCGCTTCCAGCGTGACGCTGTCCATCAGTTCCAGCGGCGCGCCGGGATCATAGGGGTCGGGCCGCCCGCTGGTGGTCGCGAAGACGGAATCGACATCCACGCCATGCCCCTGCCCGCCCACGGGGCCGAGAGCATGGATCGTCACGCGGCGGGTCTTCATCTCCACGTCCTCGCCCGCGCGCGCGAGATCATAGGCGCGGCGGCCATCGATCTTGAGGGCCGAGTATTTCGGCGGCACCTGCTCGATCTCTCCGGTAAAAGCCTCGCAGATCGCCAGCAACGCCGCTGCCGGGGGGCGCCGGTCGCTCGTCTCGATCACCGCGCCCTCCGCATCCAGCGTATCGGTCATGGTGCCGAACTGGATCGTGAACTCGTATGTCTTGGTAGCGTCGAGCATCCGGCCCGCCAGCTTGGTCGCCTCGCCGATGGCGATCGGCAGCACGCCGGTCGCCAGCGGATCCAGCGTGCCGCCATGACCGACCTTGGTCTTGGCATAGCCCGCTTCGCGCAGATTGCGCTTCACCGCGCCGACAGCCTGGGTCGAGCCCATTTCCAGCGGCTTGTCTAGGATGATCCAGCCGCTGGGCGGTGCTAGTCTGTCCTCGCTCATTTTGCCCTCGCTCACGATGCGATCGCCTCGGCCAGGCCGATATAGAGGCCTCGCACCCATTCCACCGGCGGC
It includes:
- the truB gene encoding tRNA pseudouridine(55) synthase TruB, with product MSEDRLAPPSGWIILDKPLEMGSTQAVGAVKRNLREAGYAKTKVGHGGTLDPLATGVLPIAIGEATKLAGRMLDATKTYEFTIQFGTMTDTLDAEGAVIETSDRRPPAAALLAICEAFTGEIEQVPPKYSALKIDGRRAYDLARAGEDVEMKTRRVTIHALGPVGGQGHGVDVDSVFATTSGRPDPYDPGAPLELMDSVTLEATVSKGTYIRSLARDIAHALGTCGHVTYLRRTRAGPFGQHSAISLDKLNEIGHGARLAEILLPLEAGLDDIPALDLLPDQAEAVRQGRQLSGLTIPDGTVWAKCGGKPIALMDISDGVARVFRGFNI
- the rpsO gene encoding 30S ribosomal protein S15; this translates as MSVTAEKKQEIIKDNARQDTDTGSPEVQVAILTERIRNLTEHFKDHHKDNHSRRGLLVMVNKRRSLLAYLKRTDVERYNALIQKLGLRK